One genomic region from Bacillota bacterium encodes:
- a CDS encoding MoaD/ThiS family protein: MSETITVNLTLHTVLRDITGKRDRFPVTLEPGSRVSDLLHAVGLREDDAGMVVARGRLLEHDCALHDGMEIDVFPPLSGG; the protein is encoded by the coding sequence ATGAGCGAGACCATCACGGTGAACCTGACCTTGCACACTGTGTTGAGAGATATCACGGGTAAACGTGACAGGTTCCCGGTCACACTCGAGCCGGGGAGCAGAGTGTCGGACCTCCTTCACGCGGTCGGCCTACGCGAAGACGACGCGGGCATGGTCGTCGCGCGGGGCCGATTGCTCGAACATGACTGCGCCTTGCACGACGGGATGGAGATCGACGTCTTTCCCCCGTTGTCAGGAGGCTAG
- a CDS encoding aldehyde ferredoxin oxidoreductase encodes MDIVIRVDMSAGTVAVEKAASGYERLGGRALTSRIVLDEVKPTADPLGPRNKLVIAPGLLGGTAASSSGRVSIGAKSPLTGGIKEANAGGTAGHKLARLGIKAIVIEGQPAGGRLYLLKITKRGCELTDAGGLEGLGTFDTVQRLRAEHGNDAGVVAIGQAGEMRMAAACVAVSDPEGRRKFAARGGLGAVMGSKGLKAIVVDDRDAEGVKYADRDAFLALSRDFAKQLMDNPKLGKNYKLYGTAGIVNAVNAIGALPTRNFSCGEFEHATKLSGETLHDTTVARGGRTGIGCMVGCPIMCSNVYVDASGRELVSTLQYENIALLGSNCCIGNLDDVAVLNSLCNDYGLDAIEMGATLAVAMEAGIVPFGDSEGAARLLREIGEGTILGRVLGQGALVTGRVLGVRRVPHAKGQAVPGYDPRSLKGNGVLYATSPMGADHTAGNAFGSRDKVNQLRPDGQKELSRRLQVDAAMLDTMGMCIFARPPLLADREMVPAMLNARYGWRLTAEDIEEMSKEVLRVEKEFNRRAGFTRAHDRLPEWFEDEPLPPHETVFDVDHADLDSVLDF; translated from the coding sequence TTGGACATCGTGATTCGAGTCGACATGTCGGCGGGGACGGTGGCAGTCGAGAAGGCCGCTTCAGGTTACGAAAGGCTTGGCGGCAGGGCGCTGACGTCCAGGATCGTCTTGGACGAAGTCAAGCCGACTGCCGACCCTCTCGGGCCGCGAAACAAGCTCGTCATTGCTCCCGGCCTTCTGGGCGGGACGGCCGCCTCAAGCTCGGGCAGAGTGTCCATCGGCGCGAAAAGCCCGCTCACCGGGGGCATCAAGGAAGCCAACGCAGGCGGAACCGCCGGCCACAAGCTTGCCCGGTTGGGCATCAAGGCCATCGTGATTGAAGGTCAGCCTGCAGGCGGGAGGCTGTATCTGCTCAAGATCACAAAGCGTGGATGCGAGCTCACGGACGCCGGAGGTCTTGAGGGTTTGGGCACTTTCGACACCGTCCAGCGCCTCCGCGCGGAACACGGCAATGATGCGGGCGTCGTGGCCATAGGCCAGGCGGGCGAGATGCGCATGGCCGCTGCCTGTGTCGCGGTCTCCGATCCCGAGGGCAGGCGCAAGTTCGCGGCAAGGGGCGGGCTTGGCGCCGTCATGGGATCCAAGGGACTCAAGGCCATCGTGGTGGACGACCGCGACGCGGAGGGAGTCAAGTACGCTGACCGGGACGCTTTCCTCGCGCTCTCGAGGGACTTCGCGAAGCAGCTCATGGACAACCCGAAGCTTGGCAAGAACTACAAGCTGTATGGGACGGCCGGGATAGTCAACGCGGTGAACGCAATCGGCGCGCTTCCGACGCGCAATTTCAGTTGCGGAGAGTTCGAGCACGCGACGAAGCTCAGCGGCGAGACCCTGCACGACACGACGGTGGCGAGAGGAGGCCGGACAGGGATAGGCTGCATGGTCGGATGCCCGATCATGTGCTCCAACGTGTACGTGGATGCGTCGGGCAGGGAATTGGTGTCCACTCTTCAATACGAGAACATCGCGCTACTCGGATCCAATTGTTGCATCGGCAACTTGGACGACGTAGCCGTGCTAAACAGTCTGTGCAATGACTACGGGCTTGACGCCATCGAGATGGGCGCGACTCTCGCCGTTGCCATGGAAGCGGGCATCGTGCCGTTCGGAGATTCTGAAGGAGCGGCAAGACTCCTCCGCGAGATCGGTGAAGGAACGATCTTAGGCAGGGTCCTCGGGCAGGGTGCGCTCGTGACGGGGCGCGTGTTGGGCGTCCGCAGGGTGCCTCACGCCAAGGGCCAGGCAGTGCCAGGATACGACCCGAGGTCGCTGAAAGGCAACGGCGTGCTCTACGCGACATCTCCTATGGGTGCCGACCACACCGCAGGCAACGCGTTCGGTTCGAGAGACAAGGTCAACCAGCTCCGTCCCGACGGCCAGAAGGAGCTATCGAGACGCCTTCAGGTAGACGCGGCAATGCTCGACACGATGGGCATGTGCATTTTCGCGAGACCGCCGCTCCTGGCCGACCGGGAGATGGTCCCGGCTATGCTGAACGCGAGGTACGGCTGGAGGCTTACGGCAGAGGACATCGAGGAGATGTCGAAGGAGGTCCTGAGGGTAGAGAAAGAGTTCAACCGGCGGGCGGGCTTTACCAGAGCGCACGACAGGCTGCCGGAGTGGTTTGAGGACGAGCCTCTACCTCCGCACGAGACCGTCTTTGACGTGGACCACGCGGACCTTGACAGCGTGCTCGATTTCTAG
- a CDS encoding peptidase, protein MFDRTRDYMRKIGLPAQDAWDLPTSTLRFPDGASFRIEVPTINTAAAMKALLEEANKYGVVINRVDETYGIFRHTTQELKEYIAIAKDWGVELNLSVGPRATYDTGATVLSPQGVRISYRLRGMEQVVRAVEDVKRVVDLGGRGILVYDEGLLWVLAQMKKDGELPSDVHLKVSAHCGHCNPASFKVLEMLGADSINPVRDLQLPMIAALRQATRLPIDCHTDNPPGSGGFIRTYEAPEMVRIAAPIHLKCGNSVVSGHGQLTSAEDGRRMAHQAVIVVETVNKYYPEAVQSKRAAPDMAVPV, encoded by the coding sequence ATGTTTGACCGCACCAGAGACTACATGAGGAAAATCGGGTTGCCAGCACAGGACGCGTGGGACCTTCCTACGTCTACCCTGCGCTTTCCAGACGGAGCCAGCTTCAGAATAGAAGTCCCGACCATTAATACAGCCGCTGCCATGAAGGCATTGCTCGAGGAAGCGAACAAGTACGGCGTCGTGATCAACAGGGTGGATGAAACGTACGGCATATTCAGGCATACCACACAGGAACTCAAGGAGTACATTGCTATAGCCAAAGACTGGGGCGTGGAACTCAACTTGTCTGTAGGCCCTCGCGCTACGTATGACACGGGAGCCACCGTGCTCTCGCCACAGGGCGTGCGCATTAGCTACAGGCTGAGGGGCATGGAGCAAGTCGTGAGGGCGGTGGAGGACGTCAAGAGAGTCGTCGACTTGGGCGGAAGAGGGATCCTCGTATACGACGAGGGACTCCTCTGGGTGCTGGCCCAGATGAAGAAGGACGGAGAGCTGCCTTCGGACGTGCACCTGAAGGTGTCTGCTCACTGCGGGCACTGCAACCCCGCGTCGTTCAAAGTGCTTGAAATGCTCGGTGCGGACTCGATAAACCCTGTTCGGGACTTGCAGCTACCAATGATAGCTGCACTCAGGCAAGCGACAAGACTGCCCATTGACTGCCACACTGACAACCCTCCGGGATCCGGCGGTTTCATCAGAACGTACGAGGCACCCGAGATGGTGAGGATCGCCGCGCCCATCCACCTCAAGTGCGGGAACTCGGTCGTATCCGGCCACGGTCAGTTGACCAGCGCGGAAGACGGGCGGCGGATGGCTCACCAGGCCGTCATCGTGGTCGAGACCGTGAACAAGTACTACCCGGAGGCTGTGCAATCAAAGAGGGCTGCTCCAGACATGGCCGTGCCAGTATAG
- a CDS encoding acyl CoA:acetate/3-ketoacid CoA transferase, with amino-acid sequence MAGKVLPASEAVRLIQDRDTVVVVGSGWGVMEPSLLLEALQKRYAQTGHPRDLALVHIVGLGDRQGGGADRFALPGFVRRVIGGHWYWSVNLWKMACADQFEAYNLPQGVLSHLLRQIASGGPGVVTKVGMRTFADPRVEGGKLNKAASEDLVKVVTIEGDEYLLYKAFPVHATLIRGTTSDEQGNITFEHEGVCLDALAAAQAAKNCGGKVLVQVKRITETGTLMHPMMVKVPGILVDAVVVDENQRQTNDICFDPSLCGETRRPLETTPPMKMSERKVIARRAAMEIRPGAVINLGFGMPDGVGSVSAEEGIADLINLTIELGPIGGLPLLGRNFGIAWNPLAIVDQPSMFDFYHGGGLDITFLGFGQVDRAGNVNVSKLGGRIIGTGGFIDISQCSKKVVFCGTFTAGGMEVMVSDAGPRILREGRTRKFVQNVDQITFSGEYARERGQTVLYVTERAVFQLRPEGLTLVEIAPGIDIEQDVLAQMGFRPIVADDLKTMDMRLYRQSPMGLKNDLARAS; translated from the coding sequence ATGGCAGGCAAGGTGCTGCCAGCTAGCGAGGCTGTCAGGCTCATACAAGACCGAGACACCGTCGTCGTGGTCGGCTCTGGTTGGGGCGTCATGGAACCGTCGTTGCTGCTGGAAGCTCTTCAGAAGAGATATGCGCAGACAGGGCACCCACGCGATCTCGCACTGGTTCATATCGTAGGCCTGGGAGACAGACAAGGCGGCGGCGCAGATCGGTTCGCCCTTCCAGGATTCGTGCGTCGGGTCATTGGAGGGCACTGGTATTGGAGCGTGAACCTTTGGAAGATGGCTTGTGCCGACCAGTTCGAGGCGTACAATCTCCCTCAAGGGGTTCTGTCTCATCTGCTGAGACAGATCGCGTCCGGAGGCCCTGGGGTCGTTACCAAGGTCGGAATGAGGACCTTCGCGGATCCGAGGGTGGAAGGAGGAAAACTCAACAAGGCTGCGAGTGAAGACCTTGTGAAGGTCGTCACGATAGAGGGCGATGAGTATCTCTTGTACAAGGCGTTTCCGGTGCACGCGACGCTCATCCGTGGAACTACCTCGGATGAACAGGGGAATATCACCTTCGAGCACGAAGGCGTGTGCTTGGATGCGCTGGCGGCGGCTCAGGCGGCGAAGAATTGCGGCGGGAAGGTGCTCGTCCAGGTCAAGCGGATCACGGAGACGGGAACGCTGATGCACCCCATGATGGTGAAGGTCCCGGGAATCCTGGTGGATGCGGTTGTCGTGGACGAAAACCAACGCCAGACGAACGACATCTGCTTCGATCCGAGCTTGTGCGGTGAAACCCGTCGACCTCTGGAGACCACTCCTCCTATGAAGATGAGTGAGCGCAAGGTGATAGCGCGCCGAGCTGCAATGGAGATCCGCCCAGGCGCGGTCATAAACCTGGGGTTCGGCATGCCGGACGGAGTCGGGTCCGTTAGCGCGGAAGAAGGAATCGCAGACCTGATCAATCTCACCATAGAGCTCGGACCCATCGGGGGACTTCCATTGCTGGGCAGGAACTTTGGCATAGCGTGGAATCCCCTTGCCATAGTAGACCAACCCAGCATGTTTGACTTCTACCACGGCGGAGGGCTCGACATCACATTTCTCGGGTTTGGCCAAGTAGATCGCGCGGGAAATGTCAACGTGAGCAAGCTCGGTGGTCGCATCATAGGGACCGGTGGCTTCATCGACATCTCGCAGTGCTCGAAGAAAGTCGTGTTCTGCGGGACATTCACCGCGGGTGGCATGGAGGTGATGGTCTCAGATGCGGGACCCCGAATACTCCGGGAAGGACGGACAAGGAAGTTCGTCCAGAACGTGGACCAGATCACGTTTAGCGGGGAGTACGCCCGAGAACGCGGCCAAACTGTGCTCTATGTGACAGAGCGGGCTGTGTTCCAGCTTCGGCCTGAGGGGCTGACTCTCGTGGAGATAGCCCCCGGCATCGACATCGAGCAGGATGTCCTTGCTCAGATGGGCTTCCGACCTATAGTGGCAGATGATCTCAAGACCATGGACATGCGCCTGTACCGGCAATCCCCAATGGGCCTGAAGAACGACCTAGCGCGGGCGAGCTGA
- a CDS encoding alcohol dehydrogenase catalytic domain-containing protein has product MRCQVLYGPRDLRLENRPEPVLGDRDVLIRVHTVGLCGSDFHRYMGHRQIPGPLVLGHEFSGNVACVGRSVTKFKPGDRATVQPNFGCGECDMCRAGRENLCQERLGLSVNIDGCFADYVAVPEGYAWHIPQGLSYEQAAIAEPLAVAVRAVKRARVAPGDTVAILGAGPVGLLTLQVAKASGAFTVVADVMAWKLELARRLGADAAISGSRQDLLAALEEATRQRGASVVIETAGVPSTVEAALQLVAPGGRVILVGLAQTAAEVVPSRIVSNEVDVLGSYIYTHDEFGTALTLVERKIVDVDAIVSHRLPFDRLTEAFSILERGEGCKVLIEM; this is encoded by the coding sequence ATGAGATGTCAGGTGCTGTACGGGCCTCGAGATCTGAGGCTCGAGAACAGGCCAGAACCAGTGCTCGGAGACAGGGATGTGCTTATAAGGGTTCACACGGTGGGGCTATGCGGCTCGGACTTTCATCGTTACATGGGGCACAGGCAGATCCCGGGCCCGCTCGTGCTTGGGCACGAGTTCTCTGGTAACGTGGCTTGCGTGGGGAGGTCCGTCACAAAGTTCAAGCCTGGAGATAGAGCAACCGTCCAACCCAACTTCGGATGCGGCGAGTGCGACATGTGCAGGGCCGGAAGGGAGAACCTCTGTCAAGAGCGTCTCGGGCTCTCTGTGAACATAGACGGATGCTTCGCGGACTATGTTGCCGTTCCTGAAGGTTACGCTTGGCACATCCCGCAAGGGCTGTCCTATGAACAGGCAGCGATCGCGGAGCCCCTTGCGGTGGCAGTGAGAGCTGTCAAGAGGGCAAGGGTCGCACCAGGAGACACGGTCGCGATCCTCGGCGCCGGCCCTGTCGGCTTGCTGACGCTTCAGGTTGCCAAGGCCTCCGGGGCGTTTACCGTGGTGGCCGATGTCATGGCGTGGAAACTCGAACTGGCAAGGAGACTCGGAGCTGACGCCGCGATCAGCGGGAGTCGACAGGACCTTCTAGCGGCCCTGGAGGAGGCCACTAGGCAGAGGGGCGCCAGTGTGGTGATAGAGACCGCTGGCGTGCCTTCGACAGTGGAAGCGGCGCTTCAGCTCGTTGCGCCAGGAGGGAGGGTGATTCTGGTCGGCCTTGCTCAGACGGCTGCGGAAGTCGTCCCCTCCAGGATCGTGTCGAACGAGGTGGACGTGTTGGGTTCATACATATACACCCATGATGAATTCGGTACAGCTTTGACGCTCGTGGAACGCAAGATTGTAGACGTGGACGCGATCGTGTCCCACAGACTGCCTTTCGACCGGCTGACAGAAGCGTTCTCCATACTGGAGCGTGGTGAAGGGTGCAAGGTCCTCATCGAGATGTGA
- the aroD gene encoding type I 3-dehydroquinate dehydratase codes for MRAHGRPLARFPVKAGDVVIGGFEPVVCVPVVARTAEEAVKIASDAASSGADMIEMRADHVDGLNSENVRDMLAAVAKSSSLPIIFTNRLWAEGGARQVPEEERVEIQLAAMECGGVAVVDIELATEPRFRSRVLEVASRRGVSVILSYHNFRTTPSKREILGIVKEEVKAGGNIVKFAVTPRHPRDVLVALDATWEAKEMTGLPVISMSMGEMGKYSRVVGPLYGCDLTFASLGRASAPGQIDVREIRYLLNSLT; via the coding sequence ATGAGGGCGCATGGCCGTCCTCTCGCGCGGTTCCCTGTAAAGGCGGGCGACGTCGTGATCGGTGGGTTTGAGCCGGTGGTCTGCGTGCCCGTGGTTGCTAGAACTGCCGAAGAAGCGGTGAAGATCGCGAGCGACGCTGCATCGTCTGGCGCCGACATGATCGAAATGAGGGCTGACCATGTCGACGGTCTCAACTCCGAGAACGTACGCGACATGCTGGCCGCGGTCGCCAAGTCTTCGTCGCTGCCGATCATCTTTACGAACCGGCTCTGGGCCGAAGGGGGCGCCCGGCAGGTTCCTGAGGAAGAGCGCGTAGAGATTCAGTTAGCTGCAATGGAGTGCGGCGGGGTCGCAGTCGTGGACATAGAACTCGCCACCGAGCCGCGCTTCCGAAGCCGAGTGCTGGAGGTTGCCTCAAGACGTGGAGTGTCAGTGATCCTCTCATATCACAACTTCAGAACCACTCCTTCGAAACGAGAGATCCTGGGAATTGTCAAGGAGGAAGTGAAAGCCGGGGGTAACATAGTCAAGTTCGCGGTGACTCCCAGGCATCCTCGAGACGTCCTGGTGGCTTTGGACGCTACGTGGGAAGCTAAAGAAATGACCGGGTTACCAGTGATATCCATGAGCATGGGTGAGATGGGGAAGTACTCCCGGGTCGTCGGACCCCTGTACGGGTGTGACTTGACCTTTGCGTCTCTGGGTCGAGCGTCTGCTCCTGGCCAGATCGACGTGCGCGAGATACGGTACCTCCTGAACAGCCTAACGTAG
- a CDS encoding Gfo/Idh/MocA family oxidoreductase, with protein sequence MRPRLAVFGLGHGMKHATDLTKTPYGELIAVCDKNPEKEQAAKRLGARFYTDYRALLDNERLDGVIVALPNDVHLDAGLECARRGLHVLMEKPITPTLEEADELIEAVSRAGVKMLVGHHRRFSAKLRAVRDIISRGEIGELIGVSVTWAMRKPDDYYTGKKRWHAKAEQGGGPLLINVVHDVDDLRFTCGEISNVFAYVANKIRGVDPEFTAEDTVAISLTLRNGALATIFATDAAPSLWAYECAAQENPIFWPSNEDCYLFFGTKGAIAFPRMLRVFYPGPEEGHWMTPTRVERIEVPYVDPMTEELAHFCRLITGEDAEIVTPGHDARRTLEIILAIKESAKTGMPVAV encoded by the coding sequence ATGAGACCACGCCTAGCGGTTTTCGGCCTGGGTCATGGCATGAAACACGCGACGGATTTGACTAAGACGCCTTACGGCGAGTTGATTGCGGTCTGCGATAAGAATCCTGAGAAGGAACAGGCGGCGAAGAGGCTTGGTGCCAGGTTCTACACGGACTACCGTGCGTTGCTCGACAACGAAAGGCTCGATGGTGTCATCGTCGCGCTTCCCAACGACGTCCACCTCGACGCCGGACTGGAATGTGCCCGCCGCGGGCTCCACGTCTTGATGGAAAAACCCATCACTCCGACGCTGGAGGAAGCGGACGAGCTAATCGAGGCTGTGAGTCGCGCCGGGGTGAAGATGTTGGTCGGACACCACAGAAGGTTCTCAGCCAAACTACGAGCGGTGCGTGACATCATCTCAAGGGGAGAGATCGGCGAACTCATAGGCGTAAGCGTCACCTGGGCCATGAGGAAGCCTGACGACTATTACACGGGAAAGAAACGGTGGCATGCCAAGGCGGAGCAAGGCGGCGGGCCCCTCCTCATCAACGTGGTACACGATGTAGATGATCTGAGGTTCACATGCGGGGAGATCTCAAACGTGTTCGCGTACGTCGCCAACAAGATCCGCGGGGTGGATCCCGAGTTCACTGCCGAGGATACGGTAGCCATCTCTCTCACTCTCAGGAACGGGGCGCTGGCCACCATATTTGCAACCGATGCGGCGCCTTCGCTGTGGGCTTACGAATGCGCCGCGCAGGAGAATCCGATCTTCTGGCCCAGCAACGAGGATTGCTACCTGTTCTTCGGAACGAAGGGCGCGATAGCGTTCCCAAGGATGCTAAGGGTGTTCTATCCAGGTCCTGAGGAGGGCCACTGGATGACGCCGACTCGTGTCGAACGGATTGAGGTTCCCTACGTCGATCCCATGACGGAGGAGCTTGCTCACTTCTGCAGGTTGATCACGGGGGAGGACGCCGAGATAGTAACCCCCGGACACGACGCTCGTAGGACGCTGGAGATTATCTTGGCAATCAAAGAAAGCGCGAAGACCGGGATGCCTGTTGCGGTGTGA
- a CDS encoding alcohol dehydrogenase catalytic domain-containing protein, whose product MAFVRAIVVHKPDDLRIDEVPKPTVSASDVLIRVRAVAICGTDFHILKGHRVVPLPKILGHEMAGDIVEVGEAVTTRKVGEKVTVEPNYSCGKCRLCRTGKYNICRAKRTMSLNIDGCFSEYVVAPAEYVWPLPEDMPYERGALVEPTTIAYHAVQRAQPRLGDVVLVLGAGPMGLLVLQVVKLQGAKVVIADQFKNRLDLATRFGADHVIDFTRTPTPDATKALTDGAGADVVIDATGSPHGFQLALDSVAPGGRIAIVGLPSEPASINVMALARNEVTVVGCVTCVLDFPTAADLLQQRKVDVSPFEAEQYGFDDVHRAFENIEKKTAVKPILIL is encoded by the coding sequence GTGGCTTTCGTGAGAGCCATTGTGGTTCATAAGCCTGACGACCTGCGCATAGATGAAGTCCCCAAGCCCACCGTATCGGCTAGCGATGTACTGATTCGTGTGCGCGCCGTCGCGATTTGCGGGACAGACTTCCACATCTTGAAGGGTCACAGGGTGGTCCCTCTCCCGAAGATTCTGGGCCATGAGATGGCCGGGGACATCGTCGAGGTCGGCGAGGCGGTGACCACTCGCAAGGTCGGAGAAAAGGTGACGGTGGAACCCAACTACAGCTGCGGGAAGTGCAGACTCTGCAGGACGGGAAAGTACAACATATGTCGCGCGAAGAGAACGATGAGTTTGAATATCGACGGGTGCTTCTCCGAATACGTGGTCGCCCCGGCAGAGTACGTGTGGCCCCTTCCCGAAGACATGCCCTATGAGCGGGGAGCTCTCGTCGAGCCCACGACCATAGCTTACCACGCCGTTCAACGCGCGCAGCCCAGGTTGGGTGATGTCGTGCTGGTGCTGGGAGCGGGGCCGATGGGGCTCTTGGTGCTTCAGGTCGTTAAGCTGCAGGGAGCTAAGGTCGTCATCGCGGACCAGTTCAAGAACAGGCTGGATCTCGCCACTAGATTCGGGGCGGACCATGTGATTGACTTCACCCGCACACCTACTCCGGACGCCACTAAGGCACTCACGGACGGCGCGGGGGCCGACGTCGTGATCGACGCCACCGGCTCTCCTCATGGTTTTCAGTTGGCGCTGGATTCCGTTGCGCCCGGAGGCAGGATCGCCATAGTGGGGCTGCCTAGCGAACCAGCCAGCATCAACGTCATGGCTCTCGCCCGGAACGAGGTGACCGTCGTGGGATGCGTCACGTGCGTACTTGACTTCCCCACCGCGGCGGACCTATTGCAGCAACGGAAGGTAGATGTGTCACCCTTCGAGGCGGAGCAGTATGGTTTCGACGACGTTCATCGAGCGTTTGAAAACATCGAGAAGAAGACGGCGGTGAAGCCAATCCTGATTCTCTAG
- a CDS encoding tripartite tricarboxylate transporter TctB family protein, which yields MKADKRDFVSGVVLLVFSVFMIVEARKLPLMGAWQTSPGLFPTFVGGCLAFFSLVLIAQSFKAREQRPGLVIDRKVVYRFLVIGGVFAAYILLLPYIHFFLASAAFLFVLMLFLRGGKPLTLAVISILSAFIVQYAFTTFFRLVLP from the coding sequence GTGAAAGCGGACAAGAGGGATTTCGTCAGCGGGGTCGTGTTGCTCGTGTTCAGCGTGTTCATGATCGTCGAAGCCAGGAAGCTGCCGCTCATGGGGGCGTGGCAGACCAGCCCCGGACTGTTCCCCACCTTCGTTGGAGGGTGTCTCGCCTTCTTCAGCCTTGTGCTGATAGCCCAGAGCTTCAAGGCCAGAGAACAAAGGCCCGGACTGGTCATCGACCGGAAAGTCGTGTACCGCTTCCTCGTGATCGGTGGGGTTTTCGCAGCATACATTCTGTTGCTGCCGTACATCCACTTCTTCTTGGCCAGTGCAGCGTTCCTATTTGTCCTCATGCTTTTCTTAAGAGGAGGCAAGCCGCTCACCCTCGCGGTGATATCGATCCTTTCGGCTTTCATCGTGCAGTATGCTTTCACAACGTTCTTCAGGTTGGTTCTGCCGTAG